Proteins from a genomic interval of Rosa chinensis cultivar Old Blush chromosome 2, RchiOBHm-V2, whole genome shotgun sequence:
- the LOC112187793 gene encoding protein LIKE COV 2, translated as MAEDKESTSIPLSQAENGGPDPEDPAKSPPSSPNSSTRKACCFVLQSWVSKKFMTGIVVLFPVAVTFFITWWFVQFVDGFFSPLYEQLGIEIFGLGFITSLLFVFFVGVFVSSWMGATVFSLGEWIIKKMPFVKHIYSASKQISSAISPDQNTTAFKEVAIIRHPRVGEYAFGFITSTVTLQRDNEDEELCSVFVPTNHLYIGDIFLVNSKDIIRPTLSIREGIEIIVSGGMTMPQIISPQERVTQQSDKIPLNRIK; from the exons ATGGCGGAAGATAAGGAGTCGACGTCGATTCCACTGAGTCAAGCTGAGAACGGCGGTCCCGATCCCGAAGACCCGGCCAAGTCTCCTCCAAGCTCTCCCAATTCCTCCACTCGTAAG GCTTGTTGTTTTGTTCTCCAGAGTTGGGTGTCTAAGAAGTTTATGACTGGAAT TGTAGTTCTTTTCCCTGTTGCTGTTACTTTTTTCATTACGTGGTGGTTCGTCCAGTTTGTTGATGGGTTCTTCAGTCCACTCTATGAGCAGCTTGGCATTGAGATCTTCG GACTCGGATTTATCACATCCTTACTTTTCGTATTCTTTGTTGGTGTCTTTGTTTCCTCATGGATGGGTGCCACTGTTTTCTCTCTTGGAGAATGGATTATAAAGAAAATGCCTTTTGTTAAGCATATCTACTCAGCCTCCAAACAAATTAGTTCCGCAATTTCTCCAG ACCAAAATACCACAGCTTTTAAAGAGGTAGCAATTATCCGTCACCCACGTGTTGGCGAATATGCTTTTGGGTTTATTACATCAACTGTTACCCTTCAG agAGATAACGAAGATGAAGAGTTATGTAGTGTTTTTGTCCCAACAAATCATCTATATATAGGTGATATATTTCTCGTTAACTCCAAAGATATCATAAGACCAACTCTGTCTATCCGAGAAGGCATAG agatcattgtttCTGGGGGTATGACAATGCCCCAAATAATTTCTCCTCAAGAAAGGGTTACCCAACAGAGTGATAAAATTCCTTTGAACAGAATAAAGTGA
- the LOC121048836 gene encoding G-type lectin S-receptor-like serine/threonine-protein kinase RKS1, translated as MNSFQWSMITTLLIFLLYLPSCISIDSITPNQTIKDGDVLVSSRKLFALGFFSPGNSGKRYIGVWFNKVPEQTIVWVANRDNPINDSSGLLVIDADGGLVIYGKDRKLPLWSANVTLSSPKNSMAKLLDTGNFVLFENGRSLWEGFDYPSNTMLPFMKIGLKRRSGLNRFLTSWKSQDDPGTGNFSARIDPDGFPQLFLYNGQAPRWRAGSWIGHRWSGIPEMTRNFIFNTGFVTNQDEPSVMTGIKDDSIFSRMVLDESGIIERSMWQDQDHRWNKYWHAPAELCDDYGKCGPNSNCDPYNPDEFECTCLPGFEPKLPHAWYLRDGSDGCVRKKGASVCKNGEGFVKVSPVKAPDSSTTHVNLTMGPKECEEECIRNCSCMAYSGAGDPQERNGCVTWYGDLMDTRTYTIVTQELYVRVDSIELGNSAFSFVQM; from the coding sequence ATGAATTCTTTTCAATGGTCTATGATCACTACATTGCTCATCTTCCTTCTTTATCTCCCCTCTTGCATTTCCATTGATTCCATTACTCCAAACCAAACCATCAAAGATGGCGACGTTTTAGTCTCAAGCAGGAAGCTCTTTGCGCTAGGGTTCTTCAGCCCTGGAAATTCTGGCAAACGTTACATTGGAGTTTGGTTTAACAAAGTTCCAGAGCAGACCATTGTTTGGGTAGCAAATAGAGACAACCCTATCAATGATTCCTCTGGACTTCTAGTGATCGATGCAGATGGAGGCCTTGTCATATATGGAAAGGACAGAAAACTCCCTCTTTGGTCTGCTAATGTtactctctcttctccaaaaaACTCCATGGCCAAGCTGTTGGATACAGGTAACTTCGTTTTGTTTGAGAATGGGCGGAGCTTGTGGGAAGGGTTTGATTATCCCTCAAATACAATGCTTCCCTTTATGAAAATTGGGCTGAAACGGCGATCCGGGCTTAACCGGTTCCTAACTTCTTGGAAGTCCCAAGATGACCCGGGAACTGGGAATTTCTCTGCTAGGATTGATCCGGATGGGTTTCCGCAGCTGTTTTTGTACAACGGTCAAGCTCCCCGATGGCGGGCCGGATCTTGGATAGGACACAGATGGAGTGGTATCCCTGAAATGACTCGTAATTTCATCTTCAACACTGGTTTTGTGACCAATCAAGATGAGCCATCCGTCATGACTGGCATTAAGGACGACTCAATCTTCTCAAGGATGGTGCTTGATGAATCGGGAATCATCGAACGGTCCATGTGGCAAGATCAGGATCACCGATGGAACAAGTACTGGCATGCCCCGGCAGAACTATGTGACGACTATGGAAAGTGTGGTCCAAATAGCAACTGTGACCCTTACAATCCTGATGAGTTCGAGTGTACATGCCTACCTGGGTTTGAACCTAAGTTGCCCCATGCATGGTACTTGAGAGATGGCTCGGATGGGTGTGTGAGGAAAAAAGGAGCATCCGTGTGTAAAAACGGAGAAGGGTTCGTGAAGGTATCACCAGTAAAGGCACCAGACTCATCTACTACGCATGTAAACTTGACCATGGGTCCGAAAGAATGTGAAGAGGAATGCATAAGGAATTGTTCTTGCATGGCATACTCGGGTGCAGGTGACCCGCAAGAAAGGAATGGATGTGTGACATGGTACGGGGACTTGATGGATACAAGGACTTACACGATTGTCACTCAAGAATTATATGTTCGAGTTGATTCAATTGAATTAGGTAATTCTGCCTTCTCCTTTGTTCAAATGTAA
- the LOC112184154 gene encoding G-type lectin S-receptor-like serine/threonine-protein kinase At1g11410, protein MVVAKHARKSNGSFRKKGKLAITITSILVFFLVISIAYWSVKKKRKATKNFSDSNRLGEGGFGPVYKGVLSTGTEIAVKRLSKNSGQGNEEFKNEVVLIAKLQHRNLVRILGYCVQDEEKMLIYEYLPNKSLDSFIFNEMKRTSLDWKRRLEIIFGIARGILYLHQDSRLRIIHRDLKASNILLDYDMNPKLADFGMARIFRANQIEANTNRVVGTYGYMSPEYAMEGLFSVKSDVYSFGVLLLEIVTGRKNTGYYYDNPDSNLVGHVWDLWKEGRALEIVDPSLGESYPISEVLRCIQIALLCVQEYANDRPTMSKVVSVLGNDAALPSPRKPGFLFRSNYTNGDPSTSTAEANSINYVTCSIVEAR, encoded by the exons ATGGTTGTAGCTAAACACGCAAGGAAGTCGAATGGTTCTTTTAGAAAGAAGGGAAAGCTGGCAATTACGATAACATCTATTTTAGTGTTCTTTCTTGTGATCTCTATAGCATATTGGTCCgtaaagaagaagagaaaag CCACAAAAAATTTCTCTGATTCGAACAGGCTTGGAGAAGGCGGATTCGGCCCCGTTTATAAG GGAGTGCTTTCTACTGGAACAGAAATAGCTGTGAAAAGACTTAGCAAAAATTCTGGCCAGGGaaatgaagagttcaagaatgaaGTTGTGCTGATTGCAAAACTTCAACACAGGAACCTTGTGAGAATCTTAGGCTATTGCGTTCAAGATGAAGAGAAGATGCTAATCTATGAATACCTGCCCAACAAAAGCCTGGACTCGTTCATATTCA ATGAAATGAAAAGGACATCTCTGGATTGGAAAAGACGCTTGGAGATTATCTTTGGCATTGCTAGAGGGATCTTGTATCTTCATCAAGATTCGAGATTAAGAATTATCCACAGAGACCTAAAGGCCAGCAATATTCTACTGGATTATGATATGAACCCCAAACTTGCAGATTTTGGTATGGCTAGAATATTCAGAGCAAACCAAATTGAAGCAAATACAAATCGCGTGGTTGGAACATA TGGTTACATGTCACCGGAGTATGCAATGGAAGGACTATTTTCAGTGAAGTCTGATGTCTACAGTTTCGGTGTTTTGCTGCTAGAAATCGTTACTGGTAGAAAGAACACCGGTTACTACTATGATAATCCTGACTCAAATTTGGTTGGACAT GTTTGGGACTTGTGGAAAGAAGGCCGAGCCTTGGAAATCGTCGACCCATCTTTGGGAGAATCCTACCCCATAAGTGAAGTTCTACGGTGCATTCAAATCGCACTCCTGTGCGTGCAAGAGTACGCAAATGACCGGCCAACCATGTCAAAAGTTGTGTCTGTGTTAGGCAACGATGCAGCTCTTCCTTCACCAAGAAAACCTGGATTTCTCTTCAGAAGTAACTATACCAATGGAGACCCCAGTACTAGTACTGCAGAGGCTAATTCCATAAATTATGTTACATGCAGTATAGTTGAAGCTCGCTAA